A DNA window from Myxocyprinus asiaticus isolate MX2 ecotype Aquarium Trade chromosome 15, UBuf_Myxa_2, whole genome shotgun sequence contains the following coding sequences:
- the LOC127452813 gene encoding atrophin-1-like isoform X1, with protein sequence MLTVSDNSFIAFSVFILRCHFVFLFLFLFAFALPRLCWAWPKMPARSGRRRGGSEERRGRRPHPSPSRAERNEKQTQRAAGEELAVGRFSRRSQGHDSSESEGEELVPPPKRQKVQQDTSSNSPAPPLSTNIPTSAPPPISSNSQSRESDNEDGQSQGSRSSVGGSLANSSSSISSGRDIDQDNRSSSPSLSASPLASLDSESDSPDSPKQGDKNKDEGASKCVAEEESGLGRGEEGSAIDQRDNEGGMEADLSPLKSSSSVFPSHRKVVDTAGDTSSTRKSYFPLESKLVSKMEYTGQGGTETLQTCNRITSKAGTQCGKPGVGGSEYSHGNSNVSHAPTLPPPPALKPLEVGQVAPGGESKTDKPDKGDKSAPPSLLPQTSPVSQQPLPPNTHHYTPTSWSGGPPSSCPGNWGYVRYPGNHHTHPGQQPPVQQQLPSVYNSPSSTRHTSHPPYLPHPHPHPHKEYLPRYGTAAERERGGREFGNRDFPASSSSANSSSGNTSGSGGPNSNVGRDFGNPLPGQSREYGGIGSQVSNREGPSGPPSGREYGSGFRDRERGSGREFTLQNQQLQAQGREFGPESTGGGGCHPRDKDGRWGELTGQVREAGSNSYPINANQAPVGGPSSGLPSTKLLNHDPTSSPQNGSSHPPFSSAISNSTSRDFPPPMDANVQQTSQGQTPLTPCNTADLPPPTQFLREYPPPGAKDYPPPGATSSSGPHSSVPREYPSPPGLAPNITREYPVGPSHPHHSQYPGQTALPMQHRDREREKENPASSLHSNRNQPPSLSPSSGGSAHGHPTSTSYPPPPPPTSSHGQPPPISTLPGSHSRQGPYLSSNQTPTPLSPLPSPSNNQMGGFTPFPSTSAPSMPLPASGVPTSCPSGCRPTPYHGTLSSHSPFSSSYHGNGNHGNAMANSNASGIGPNNSNSANTQSQLHSPQNSKIQPHLGNPGHNNTGPATSTSAGVDGHSDSYSGPVPPPVIKEEPIEEREVSESPPAVLQSPSPEPKPVDIPIHASQSARFHRVLDRGNGNSCARSDVLFVPLDGSKLWKKRNEAIERARREVEQQARDLREKEREREREKERERDLDRHMLQKDSGSSTGLGATGTRQGSSFFFPSSSSILLDPSSSSSSSVIPSHPTAHPQHHPSHHAAHTLHPSHPLHPSLSHSIPHTLLLPSMGGGSTVVGGPQGVLGIGLGGPYLGPDTPALRTLSEYARPHAMSPLGAAGRMPAHHPHFHHHPHPHAHAHPHVHPSFFLSQFQNPALAHPHHLPADAATAAAILGFLYGGGLEGGPVHPGLGPGPGGLTGTGLGGVGFPHAVAAHRERVKPGFEFKSEERVYTAGALADPSLALSHTHSHAHSHSLLLGGGAGGGAPSSEVALYGTTPPPAPPPQALATAARNPNPFPQPLSGPPTSSILPATLPTHQAPGAASVTPVTPAPPPQPPPPPPPPAASSLLHPSPHSTFPNSHPSCPPPTAPTQAPPSDGYTTPIRTPPSTECARSVERERVMPAAERERERERERTGTGGGAGGGTAAAGGTGGGDSLGRLQMLNVTPHHHQHSHIHSHLHLHQQDTAAGGVHPLMDPLASGSPLARLPYPGAALGPPILAHSLTDSEVLRQQIFGGPFREMPQSSSLGGSMSAAHQLQAMQQAQSAEIQFQRLALEQQWIHHHHHHSLAQDEYYNHLKKESDKTL encoded by the exons ATGCTGACAGtttctgacaattcttttatCGCCTTTTCTGTTTTTATCTTGCGCTGTCATTTTGTCTTCCTGTTCCTCTTTCTGTTTGCCTTTGCCCTCCCTCGGTTATGCTGGGCATGGCCAAAGATGCCCGCCCGCAGTGGACGCAGGAGGGGGGGCAGCGAGGAAAGGAGGGGTAGACGTCCTCACCCCAGCCCCTCTCGAGCAGAGCGCAATGAAAAGCAAACA CAAAGAGCTGCTGGAGAGGAATTGGCTGTTGGGCGTTTTAGTCGTCGATCTCAAGGCCATGATTCATCAGAAAGTGAAGGGGAAGAACTTGTACCCCCTCCCAAAAGACAGAAAGTCCAG CAGGACACCTCCTCCAATTCCCCAGCTCCACCCCTTTCAACTAACATTCCAACTTCAGCCCCACCCCCAATATCAAGCAACAGTCAATCAAGAGAGAGTGACAATGAGGATGGCCAATCACAGGGCAGCAGGAGCTCAGTTGGAGGCAGCCTAGCCAATAGTAGCAGCAGCATAAGCAGTGGTCGGGACATTGACCAGGACAATCGATCCTCCTCCCCGAGTCTCTCTGCTTCCCCATTGGCCAGTTTGGATTCTGAATCTGACTCTCCAGATTCCCCAAAGCAGGGTGACAAAAACAAAGATGAGGGGGCATCAAAATGTGTAGCAGAGGAGGAGAGTGGCTTAGGAAGGGGCGAGGAGGGCAGTGCTATCGATCAGAGGGACAATGAGGGTGGAATGGAGGCAGATTTGTCCCCCCTGAAGTCCTCCTCATCTGTTTTTCCATCTCATCGTAAAGTGGTGGACACCGCAGGTGATACAAGTAGCACCAGGAAGTCATACTTCCCCCTAGAATCCAAACTTGTGAGCAAAATGGAATACACAGGGCAAGGTGGCACTGAGACGCTACAAACCTGCAATCGCATCACTTCTAAAGCAGGCACTCAGTGTGGGAAACCTGGAGTGGGAGGTTCTGAGTATTCCCATGGGAATTCAAATGTTAGTCATGCACCAACACTCCCACCTCCACCTGCTCTGAAACCCTTAGAGGTGGGGCAGGTTGCTCCAGGTGGAGAAAGTAAAACAGACAAACCAGACAAAGGTGATAAGTCTGCTCCACCCTCCTTGCTTCCGCAAACTAGCCCTGTTTCCCAGCAACCTCTGCCTCCAAACACTCATCATTACACTCCCACAAGCTGGTCAGGGGGACCTCCCTCTAGTTGTCCTGGCAACTGGGGATATGTACGTTACCCAGGTAACCACCACACACATCCAGGCCAGCAGCCCCCAGTGCAGCAACAGCTGCCCTCAGTCTACAATTCTCCTTCCTCTACACGGCACACCTCCCACCCACCTTACCTGCCTCACCCTCATCCCCACCCACACAAAGAGTACCTGCCCAGGTATGGCACTGCAGCTGAGCGGGAACGGGGTGGGAGGGAGTTTGGAAACAGAGACTTCCCTGCTAGTAGTAGCAGTGCAAACAGCAGCAGTGGTAACACTTCTGGTAGTGGAGGTCCCAATTCTAATGTGGGTCGGGATTTTGGAAACCCACTACCAGGACAGAGCAGAGAATATGGTGGCATTGGCTCACAAGTATCAAACCGGGAGGGGCCTTCAGGACCACCAAGTGGTCGTGAATATGGATCAGGATTCAGAGATCGTGAGCGGGGATCAGGTAGAGAGTTTACATTGCAAAACCAGCAACTTCAAGCTCAGGGCAGAGAGTTTGGACCTGAAAGCACAGGAGGGGGAGGATGTCATCCAAGAGACAAGGACGGAAGGTGGGGAGAGTTGACAGGTCAGGTTAGAGAGGCAGGGAGTAACAGTTATCCCATTAATGCCAATCAAGCACCTGTTGGTGGCCCATCATCTGGTTTACCTTCAACAAAACTGTTGAACCATGACCCAACCAGTTCACCACAAAATGGCTCTAGTCATCCCCCTTTTTCCTCTGCCATTTCAAACTCCACTAGTAGAGACTTTCCCCCACCTATGGATGCAAATGTGCAGCAGACATCGCAAGGACAGACCCCCCTAACACCCTGCAATACTGCAGATCTTCCTCCCCCAACACAATTTTTGAGAGAGTACCCCCCTCCAGGAGCCAAGGACTACCCACCCCCTGGAGCGACCTCTTCCTCTGGTCCACATTCTAGTGTGCCCAGGGAGTACCCGAGCCCACCTGGATTGGCCCCCAACATAACTCGGGAATATCCTGTAGGACCTTCACATCCACATCATTCTCAATATCCTGGGCAGACAGCCTTGCCTATGCAGCATAGAGACCGAGAGAGGGAAAAGGAGAACCCTGCATCATCTCTTCATTCAAATCGCAATCAACCACCATCCCTTTCTCCTTCATCAGGTGGCTCTGCACATGGACATCCCACTTCTACTTCTTACCCACCTCCTCCTCCCCCTACTAGTTCACATGGTCAGCCACCACCCATCTCAACCCTTCCAGGCAGTCATTCTCGACAAGGCCCATATCTTTCATCCAATCAGACTCcaactccactctctcctcttccGAGCCCCTCAAACAATCAAATGGGAGGGTTTACTCCTTTTCCATCAACTTCTGCTCCCTCGATGCCACTTCCTGCATCAGGTGTGCCAACCTCTTGTCCATCAGGTTGCAGACCTACTCCTTACCATGGCACTTTAAGCAGTCATTCCCCTTTCAGTAGCTCTTACCATGGCAACGGTAACCATGGAAATGCTATGGCAAATAGTAATGCCAGCGGCATTGGTCCCAACAACAGCAATAGCGCTAACACTCAATCACAATTGCACTCCCCTCAAAACTCTAAAATACAACCACATCTTGGTAATCCAGGCCACAATAACACTGGTCCAGCTACCAGCACATCTGCTGGAGTAGATGGCCACTCTGATTCATACTCTGGCCCTGTGCCACCACCAGTCATCAAGGAGGAGCCAATAGAGGAGAGGGAGGTGTCAGAGAGCCCACCTGCAGTTCTCCAAAGCCCCTCCCCAGAACCAAAACCTGTTGACATTCCAATCCATGCCAGCCAGTCAGCTCG GTTCCACAGGGTTCTTGACCGGGGCAATGGGAACTCTTGTGCACGTAGTGATGTTCTCTTTGTTCCGCTTGATGGTTCTAAGCTTTGGAAGAAGAGGAATGAGGCCATAGAACGGGCTCGTAGAGAAGTAGAACAACAAGCAAGAGACctgcgagagaaagagagggaacgagagagagaaaaggaaagagaaagagacttGGATAGACATATGCTG CAGAAGGACAGTGGTTCCAGTACAGGGTTAGGAGCTACAGGCACACGCCAGGGCTCTTCATTCTTCTTTCCCTCTTCGTCCTCCATTCTTCTAGACCCTTCgtcatcttcctcttcctcagTAATCCCCTCTCACCCCACAGCCCATCCACAGCACCACCCCTCTCACCATGCCGCCCACACCCTTCATCCCTCTCATCCTCTGCAtccgtctctctctcactccattCCTCACACTCTTCTCCTCCCTTCCATGGGAGGGGGTTCTACAGTTGTTGGGGGCCCTCAAGGTGTTCTTGGCATTGGGCTTGGGGGTCCATATTTGGGCCCTGATACCCCAGCCCTGAGAACCCTGAGTGAGTATGCCCGTCCTCATGCCATGTCTCCGCTGGGAGCTGCCGGACGCATGCCGGCACACCACCCTCATTTCCACCACCACCCTCACCCACATGCACACGCTCATCCCCATGTGCATCCTTCGTTTTTCCTGTCCCaattccaaaaccctgccctcgCACACCCGCACCACCTTCCGGCTGATGCTGCCACAGCTGCTGCCATTCTGGGCTTTTTGTATGGAGGTGGGCTGGAGGGAGGCCCCGTCCATCCAGGGCTTGGTCCTGGGCCTGGTGGGTTAACAGGGACGGGGCTTGGAGGAGTGGGGTTCCCTCACGCTGTAGCAGCTCACAGAGAGCGTGTGAAGCCAGGATTTGAGTTTAAGAGTGAGGAGCGTGTCTACACAGCTGGAGCCTTGGCAGACCCATCTCTAgctttgtcacacacacactcacacgcacactcacactccCTGCTGCTGGGGGGCGGAGCCGGAGGCGGGGCACCCAGTAGTGAGGTTGCCCTTTACGGTACAACTCCGCCTCCTGCTCCACCCCCTCAAGCTCTAGCCACAGCGGCTAGGAATCCAAACCCCTTCCCTCAGCCTTTGTCAGGTCCACCAACCTCCTCTATTCTCCCGGCCACACTCCCCACCCACCAGGCTCCTGGGGCAGCCTCAGTGACGCCAGTGACCCCTGCCCCTCCCCCTcaacctcctcctcctccacctcctccagcAGCATCATCTCTTCTTCACCCCTCCCCACACTCCACCTTTCCAAATTCACACCCTTCCTGTCCACCCCCAACTGCCCCAACTCAAGCCCCACCCTCTGATGGATATACCACCCCCATCCGTACTCCTCCTAGTACAGAGTGTGCGAGGAGCgtggagagggagagagtgatGCCTGCTGCAGAGAGGGAACGAGAGAGGGAAAGGGAAAGGACAGGGACAGGTGGAGGAGCAGGAGGAGGCACAGCAGCTGCAGGAGGTACAGGAGGAGGAGATTCTCTTGGTCGACTACAGATGCTGAATGTTACTCCTCATCATCACCAGCATTCACACATTCACTCTCACCTTCATCTGCACCAGCAAGACACAG CCGCGGGAGGGGTACACCCCCTGATGGATCCGCTGGCATCAGGGTCTCCCCTGGCCCGTCTGCCATACCCAGGGGCTGCTCTTGGGCCTCCCATCCTGGCACACTCCCTCACTGACAGCGAGGTGCTCCGACAGCAGATCTTTG GTGGTCCTTTCCGTGAGATGCCCCAGTCCTCGTCTCTGGGTGGGTCCATGTCTGCAGCACACCAGCTCCAGGCGATGCAGCAAGCTCAGAGTGCTGAGATTCAGTTCCAGAGACTGGCCTTGGAACAGCAGTGGATccaccaccaccatcatcacTCCCTCGCACAGGACGAGTACTATAA CCACCTAAAGAAAGAGAGTGACAAAACGCTGTAA
- the LOC127452813 gene encoding atrophin-1-like isoform X2 encodes MLTVSDNSFIAFSVFILRCHFVFLFLFLFAFALPRLCWAWPKMPARSGRRRGGSEERRGRRPHPSPSRAERNEKQTQRAAGEELAVGRFSRRSQGHDSSESEGEELVPPPKRQKVQDTSSNSPAPPLSTNIPTSAPPPISSNSQSRESDNEDGQSQGSRSSVGGSLANSSSSISSGRDIDQDNRSSSPSLSASPLASLDSESDSPDSPKQGDKNKDEGASKCVAEEESGLGRGEEGSAIDQRDNEGGMEADLSPLKSSSSVFPSHRKVVDTAGDTSSTRKSYFPLESKLVSKMEYTGQGGTETLQTCNRITSKAGTQCGKPGVGGSEYSHGNSNVSHAPTLPPPPALKPLEVGQVAPGGESKTDKPDKGDKSAPPSLLPQTSPVSQQPLPPNTHHYTPTSWSGGPPSSCPGNWGYVRYPGNHHTHPGQQPPVQQQLPSVYNSPSSTRHTSHPPYLPHPHPHPHKEYLPRYGTAAERERGGREFGNRDFPASSSSANSSSGNTSGSGGPNSNVGRDFGNPLPGQSREYGGIGSQVSNREGPSGPPSGREYGSGFRDRERGSGREFTLQNQQLQAQGREFGPESTGGGGCHPRDKDGRWGELTGQVREAGSNSYPINANQAPVGGPSSGLPSTKLLNHDPTSSPQNGSSHPPFSSAISNSTSRDFPPPMDANVQQTSQGQTPLTPCNTADLPPPTQFLREYPPPGAKDYPPPGATSSSGPHSSVPREYPSPPGLAPNITREYPVGPSHPHHSQYPGQTALPMQHRDREREKENPASSLHSNRNQPPSLSPSSGGSAHGHPTSTSYPPPPPPTSSHGQPPPISTLPGSHSRQGPYLSSNQTPTPLSPLPSPSNNQMGGFTPFPSTSAPSMPLPASGVPTSCPSGCRPTPYHGTLSSHSPFSSSYHGNGNHGNAMANSNASGIGPNNSNSANTQSQLHSPQNSKIQPHLGNPGHNNTGPATSTSAGVDGHSDSYSGPVPPPVIKEEPIEEREVSESPPAVLQSPSPEPKPVDIPIHASQSARFHRVLDRGNGNSCARSDVLFVPLDGSKLWKKRNEAIERARREVEQQARDLREKEREREREKERERDLDRHMLQKDSGSSTGLGATGTRQGSSFFFPSSSSILLDPSSSSSSSVIPSHPTAHPQHHPSHHAAHTLHPSHPLHPSLSHSIPHTLLLPSMGGGSTVVGGPQGVLGIGLGGPYLGPDTPALRTLSEYARPHAMSPLGAAGRMPAHHPHFHHHPHPHAHAHPHVHPSFFLSQFQNPALAHPHHLPADAATAAAILGFLYGGGLEGGPVHPGLGPGPGGLTGTGLGGVGFPHAVAAHRERVKPGFEFKSEERVYTAGALADPSLALSHTHSHAHSHSLLLGGGAGGGAPSSEVALYGTTPPPAPPPQALATAARNPNPFPQPLSGPPTSSILPATLPTHQAPGAASVTPVTPAPPPQPPPPPPPPAASSLLHPSPHSTFPNSHPSCPPPTAPTQAPPSDGYTTPIRTPPSTECARSVERERVMPAAERERERERERTGTGGGAGGGTAAAGGTGGGDSLGRLQMLNVTPHHHQHSHIHSHLHLHQQDTAAGGVHPLMDPLASGSPLARLPYPGAALGPPILAHSLTDSEVLRQQIFGGPFREMPQSSSLGGSMSAAHQLQAMQQAQSAEIQFQRLALEQQWIHHHHHHSLAQDEYYNHLKKESDKTL; translated from the exons ATGCTGACAGtttctgacaattcttttatCGCCTTTTCTGTTTTTATCTTGCGCTGTCATTTTGTCTTCCTGTTCCTCTTTCTGTTTGCCTTTGCCCTCCCTCGGTTATGCTGGGCATGGCCAAAGATGCCCGCCCGCAGTGGACGCAGGAGGGGGGGCAGCGAGGAAAGGAGGGGTAGACGTCCTCACCCCAGCCCCTCTCGAGCAGAGCGCAATGAAAAGCAAACA CAAAGAGCTGCTGGAGAGGAATTGGCTGTTGGGCGTTTTAGTCGTCGATCTCAAGGCCATGATTCATCAGAAAGTGAAGGGGAAGAACTTGTACCCCCTCCCAAAAGACAGAAAGTCCAG GACACCTCCTCCAATTCCCCAGCTCCACCCCTTTCAACTAACATTCCAACTTCAGCCCCACCCCCAATATCAAGCAACAGTCAATCAAGAGAGAGTGACAATGAGGATGGCCAATCACAGGGCAGCAGGAGCTCAGTTGGAGGCAGCCTAGCCAATAGTAGCAGCAGCATAAGCAGTGGTCGGGACATTGACCAGGACAATCGATCCTCCTCCCCGAGTCTCTCTGCTTCCCCATTGGCCAGTTTGGATTCTGAATCTGACTCTCCAGATTCCCCAAAGCAGGGTGACAAAAACAAAGATGAGGGGGCATCAAAATGTGTAGCAGAGGAGGAGAGTGGCTTAGGAAGGGGCGAGGAGGGCAGTGCTATCGATCAGAGGGACAATGAGGGTGGAATGGAGGCAGATTTGTCCCCCCTGAAGTCCTCCTCATCTGTTTTTCCATCTCATCGTAAAGTGGTGGACACCGCAGGTGATACAAGTAGCACCAGGAAGTCATACTTCCCCCTAGAATCCAAACTTGTGAGCAAAATGGAATACACAGGGCAAGGTGGCACTGAGACGCTACAAACCTGCAATCGCATCACTTCTAAAGCAGGCACTCAGTGTGGGAAACCTGGAGTGGGAGGTTCTGAGTATTCCCATGGGAATTCAAATGTTAGTCATGCACCAACACTCCCACCTCCACCTGCTCTGAAACCCTTAGAGGTGGGGCAGGTTGCTCCAGGTGGAGAAAGTAAAACAGACAAACCAGACAAAGGTGATAAGTCTGCTCCACCCTCCTTGCTTCCGCAAACTAGCCCTGTTTCCCAGCAACCTCTGCCTCCAAACACTCATCATTACACTCCCACAAGCTGGTCAGGGGGACCTCCCTCTAGTTGTCCTGGCAACTGGGGATATGTACGTTACCCAGGTAACCACCACACACATCCAGGCCAGCAGCCCCCAGTGCAGCAACAGCTGCCCTCAGTCTACAATTCTCCTTCCTCTACACGGCACACCTCCCACCCACCTTACCTGCCTCACCCTCATCCCCACCCACACAAAGAGTACCTGCCCAGGTATGGCACTGCAGCTGAGCGGGAACGGGGTGGGAGGGAGTTTGGAAACAGAGACTTCCCTGCTAGTAGTAGCAGTGCAAACAGCAGCAGTGGTAACACTTCTGGTAGTGGAGGTCCCAATTCTAATGTGGGTCGGGATTTTGGAAACCCACTACCAGGACAGAGCAGAGAATATGGTGGCATTGGCTCACAAGTATCAAACCGGGAGGGGCCTTCAGGACCACCAAGTGGTCGTGAATATGGATCAGGATTCAGAGATCGTGAGCGGGGATCAGGTAGAGAGTTTACATTGCAAAACCAGCAACTTCAAGCTCAGGGCAGAGAGTTTGGACCTGAAAGCACAGGAGGGGGAGGATGTCATCCAAGAGACAAGGACGGAAGGTGGGGAGAGTTGACAGGTCAGGTTAGAGAGGCAGGGAGTAACAGTTATCCCATTAATGCCAATCAAGCACCTGTTGGTGGCCCATCATCTGGTTTACCTTCAACAAAACTGTTGAACCATGACCCAACCAGTTCACCACAAAATGGCTCTAGTCATCCCCCTTTTTCCTCTGCCATTTCAAACTCCACTAGTAGAGACTTTCCCCCACCTATGGATGCAAATGTGCAGCAGACATCGCAAGGACAGACCCCCCTAACACCCTGCAATACTGCAGATCTTCCTCCCCCAACACAATTTTTGAGAGAGTACCCCCCTCCAGGAGCCAAGGACTACCCACCCCCTGGAGCGACCTCTTCCTCTGGTCCACATTCTAGTGTGCCCAGGGAGTACCCGAGCCCACCTGGATTGGCCCCCAACATAACTCGGGAATATCCTGTAGGACCTTCACATCCACATCATTCTCAATATCCTGGGCAGACAGCCTTGCCTATGCAGCATAGAGACCGAGAGAGGGAAAAGGAGAACCCTGCATCATCTCTTCATTCAAATCGCAATCAACCACCATCCCTTTCTCCTTCATCAGGTGGCTCTGCACATGGACATCCCACTTCTACTTCTTACCCACCTCCTCCTCCCCCTACTAGTTCACATGGTCAGCCACCACCCATCTCAACCCTTCCAGGCAGTCATTCTCGACAAGGCCCATATCTTTCATCCAATCAGACTCcaactccactctctcctcttccGAGCCCCTCAAACAATCAAATGGGAGGGTTTACTCCTTTTCCATCAACTTCTGCTCCCTCGATGCCACTTCCTGCATCAGGTGTGCCAACCTCTTGTCCATCAGGTTGCAGACCTACTCCTTACCATGGCACTTTAAGCAGTCATTCCCCTTTCAGTAGCTCTTACCATGGCAACGGTAACCATGGAAATGCTATGGCAAATAGTAATGCCAGCGGCATTGGTCCCAACAACAGCAATAGCGCTAACACTCAATCACAATTGCACTCCCCTCAAAACTCTAAAATACAACCACATCTTGGTAATCCAGGCCACAATAACACTGGTCCAGCTACCAGCACATCTGCTGGAGTAGATGGCCACTCTGATTCATACTCTGGCCCTGTGCCACCACCAGTCATCAAGGAGGAGCCAATAGAGGAGAGGGAGGTGTCAGAGAGCCCACCTGCAGTTCTCCAAAGCCCCTCCCCAGAACCAAAACCTGTTGACATTCCAATCCATGCCAGCCAGTCAGCTCG GTTCCACAGGGTTCTTGACCGGGGCAATGGGAACTCTTGTGCACGTAGTGATGTTCTCTTTGTTCCGCTTGATGGTTCTAAGCTTTGGAAGAAGAGGAATGAGGCCATAGAACGGGCTCGTAGAGAAGTAGAACAACAAGCAAGAGACctgcgagagaaagagagggaacgagagagagaaaaggaaagagaaagagacttGGATAGACATATGCTG CAGAAGGACAGTGGTTCCAGTACAGGGTTAGGAGCTACAGGCACACGCCAGGGCTCTTCATTCTTCTTTCCCTCTTCGTCCTCCATTCTTCTAGACCCTTCgtcatcttcctcttcctcagTAATCCCCTCTCACCCCACAGCCCATCCACAGCACCACCCCTCTCACCATGCCGCCCACACCCTTCATCCCTCTCATCCTCTGCAtccgtctctctctcactccattCCTCACACTCTTCTCCTCCCTTCCATGGGAGGGGGTTCTACAGTTGTTGGGGGCCCTCAAGGTGTTCTTGGCATTGGGCTTGGGGGTCCATATTTGGGCCCTGATACCCCAGCCCTGAGAACCCTGAGTGAGTATGCCCGTCCTCATGCCATGTCTCCGCTGGGAGCTGCCGGACGCATGCCGGCACACCACCCTCATTTCCACCACCACCCTCACCCACATGCACACGCTCATCCCCATGTGCATCCTTCGTTTTTCCTGTCCCaattccaaaaccctgccctcgCACACCCGCACCACCTTCCGGCTGATGCTGCCACAGCTGCTGCCATTCTGGGCTTTTTGTATGGAGGTGGGCTGGAGGGAGGCCCCGTCCATCCAGGGCTTGGTCCTGGGCCTGGTGGGTTAACAGGGACGGGGCTTGGAGGAGTGGGGTTCCCTCACGCTGTAGCAGCTCACAGAGAGCGTGTGAAGCCAGGATTTGAGTTTAAGAGTGAGGAGCGTGTCTACACAGCTGGAGCCTTGGCAGACCCATCTCTAgctttgtcacacacacactcacacgcacactcacactccCTGCTGCTGGGGGGCGGAGCCGGAGGCGGGGCACCCAGTAGTGAGGTTGCCCTTTACGGTACAACTCCGCCTCCTGCTCCACCCCCTCAAGCTCTAGCCACAGCGGCTAGGAATCCAAACCCCTTCCCTCAGCCTTTGTCAGGTCCACCAACCTCCTCTATTCTCCCGGCCACACTCCCCACCCACCAGGCTCCTGGGGCAGCCTCAGTGACGCCAGTGACCCCTGCCCCTCCCCCTcaacctcctcctcctccacctcctccagcAGCATCATCTCTTCTTCACCCCTCCCCACACTCCACCTTTCCAAATTCACACCCTTCCTGTCCACCCCCAACTGCCCCAACTCAAGCCCCACCCTCTGATGGATATACCACCCCCATCCGTACTCCTCCTAGTACAGAGTGTGCGAGGAGCgtggagagggagagagtgatGCCTGCTGCAGAGAGGGAACGAGAGAGGGAAAGGGAAAGGACAGGGACAGGTGGAGGAGCAGGAGGAGGCACAGCAGCTGCAGGAGGTACAGGAGGAGGAGATTCTCTTGGTCGACTACAGATGCTGAATGTTACTCCTCATCATCACCAGCATTCACACATTCACTCTCACCTTCATCTGCACCAGCAAGACACAG CCGCGGGAGGGGTACACCCCCTGATGGATCCGCTGGCATCAGGGTCTCCCCTGGCCCGTCTGCCATACCCAGGGGCTGCTCTTGGGCCTCCCATCCTGGCACACTCCCTCACTGACAGCGAGGTGCTCCGACAGCAGATCTTTG GTGGTCCTTTCCGTGAGATGCCCCAGTCCTCGTCTCTGGGTGGGTCCATGTCTGCAGCACACCAGCTCCAGGCGATGCAGCAAGCTCAGAGTGCTGAGATTCAGTTCCAGAGACTGGCCTTGGAACAGCAGTGGATccaccaccaccatcatcacTCCCTCGCACAGGACGAGTACTATAA CCACCTAAAGAAAGAGAGTGACAAAACGCTGTAA